One Neodiprion pinetum isolate iyNeoPine1 chromosome 1, iyNeoPine1.2, whole genome shotgun sequence genomic window carries:
- the LOC124212520 gene encoding uncharacterized protein isoform X2 has protein sequence MLQSNFESVSGPEAVIGSPGTNLRTLHPAAPPTGWRTMHPTAPRSSRSSVHSLAPSPTVAPSPCPSPSPSPSLALPLPQQQQQHIIYGPITALQPCTAALHPPCVYPSNTQRGKSTKWHGKSNNKPPRGQYCHGQPGQSAHPSYAGKSLVVYDQTQTGTPVSTSSFLVSSSAFAHGQFPAEHYNNSSVALVPPPYFKPPEVQTFCLVQDRQTAPQHNSYYNISATNTCSLQNVNSTSGFQLPNIAPYTVTAFPNNQIPAPVPVQSTQLFQTAPVGLVFGPPPREKHATTSVLDVSTSAKYLRNKHPGSTANPKIPTIPQLQNEWPPSLTPTTNCSSSSAAAATSITVPALSSNNVAFDACKSPQDTSFPKLSVPTPLKQAQDRYSDDSSISFDFTIEAEKMVSALCNTASSNDLGGVCGKDEIRKSETSYFNGAGDNVGNKGSWFADLGIDYSLNGDGGSRTVGTQTQPNQVFAPQLPELIRKTAYWGCSEAESILNSVKYQNPKQTWLSNISSATRTAITKSSTCFPVFAGDGKFVHDLISALLRVTNGWLILDNYLNKQHYPNLTDKIDDELTRCFQGWEGSTYELLRNVVQTFLKLDEASKSNFNPTSGSQFETQNGSFPGDVSLYTNSDVFCPAVNTASCQHRTDNNILSSAFPFQQPQESAYAVHYTPQPAGVQNFRYFNTQQGLKETKPRSKWTLTESLVSATEGIKSVPDVTLTNSEAGLGGCKFRSKINSSSGKGTSRQSLNAEFVDLRNKVVESNSDTVKQWNMNADSRRKTDFLFRIKSTGEMEPVYKANSSTGLVSMYSTKTSDTAYDTGGTTRLYTQDPEAVFRNATSVAEPAYIGRPTILGESSFNRKFHRDNDHRSKSLKCMDQNYLAKSGSGVGTICLGKSSTDHLELATVPRNKMTLLSQIEPSATLSKGPEEMAASLSAWFASMRTSNPILSASSTGNSENRLSENYKSPHSQDLSRSTIDMTRQLQMDPNRQLKTLQNMQSIQSAPWNACNLINNRNNVQQIEEYDSSEDVRVYMKPGSYNVPKKRHQRRPNKRVENPPVLRNPSGNITQNNSASTQRLQFQAVPALPPSSLSLDNSPRILRRVNSSSSHDFSQDVTWKAACASAEILLEALAVKEGEMGASEVKETPARMSPRPKCQDGGASSYEASEDDSGSTCKLSTSGLQSEDTKMSKTNIKTDSWLIRTLNNASIKQRQEPDLDSSESFNSSIHEDELVPGNSGKKLDTSLSRSREPRDEDQTTDLAEGIARATYSETVRRCVSGNGTKESCRSRPQKATLANTSGTGNIMSTRKCQRKESERSSLSYKSRKSVGKGVAKDTDLAPSEDSCVKIKLPKDEIPRLPVVKGHSKKKDAVSVNSGENGKNKGGDRGWSVWYSSRRRQSLSPLASRKLEAIHDTVWQMEEAEIFKYPPSNSLPMRSSRESSEDYYKVIKSPMFLETIGYKLKNKIYHKVEHVIRDFRRIIFNSRMYHKNDADRMARVEALSQKLDNLFDEHFTSWDFENITGSPRDGNGSPTPSRYKLPSQKATRSVNTKRSPSVHIDLDNSGSVH, from the exons ATGTTACAGTCAAACTTCGAGTCAGTTTCTGGCCCGGAAGCAGTGATCGGCAGTCCAGGGACCAATCTAAGGACACTTCACCCTGCAGCCCCACCTACAGGGTGGAGGACCATGCATCCAACTGCCCCGCGATCCAGCCGATCATCAGTTCACTCCTTGGCTCCATCTCCCACCGTAGCACCTTCGCCGTGTCCTTCACCATCGCCGTCACCATCGTTAGCACTTCCACTTCcccaacaacaacagcaacacaTCATCTACGGACCGATAACAGCATTGCAGCCTTGCACCGCAGCTCTGCACCCCCCCTGTGTTTACCCTTCAAACACTCAGCGAG GTAAGAGCACGAAATGGCACGGAaaatctaacaataagccCCCGAGAGGCCAGTACTGTCACGGCCAGCCCGGTCAGTCTGCGCATCCATCCTACGCTGGAAAATCGTTGGTGGTGTACGATCAGACGCAAACCGGAACGCCGGTATCAACTTCCTCGTTCCTAGTCTCTTCGTCAGCTTTCGCTCACGGCCAGTTCCCAGCCGAGCACTACAACAACTCAAGCGTTGCCCTTGTACCTCCACCGTACTTCAAACCACCCGAAGTTCAAACTTTCTGCCTTGTCCAGGATCGGCAGACTGCTCCGCAGCACAACTCATACTACAACATCTCGGCCACTAACACTTGCAGCCTCCAGAATGTTAACTCGACCTCTGGATTTCAGCTGCCAAATATCGCTCCGTACACTGTAACCGCGTTCCCAAATAACCAGATTCCCGCACCCGTCCCAGTCCAGTCGACACAGTTATTTCAAACCGCCCCCGTCGGCTTAGTCTTCGGTCCGCCACCGCGAGAAAAACATGCGACTACCTCAGTGCTTGATGTATCAACGTCGGCAAAATACTTGAGAAATAAACATCCAGGCAGTACGGCAAATCCGAAAATTCCCACGATTCCTCAGCTGCAAAACGAGTGGCCACCATCGCTTACTCCTACCACCAACTGCTCTTCTTCGTCTGCCGCCGCAGCTACCAGCATCACTGTGCCTGCTCTTTCCTCCAACAATGTCGCATTTGATGCCTGCAAGAGCCCGCAAGACACTTCGTTTCCGAAGCTAAGTGTCCCGACGCCGCTGAAGCAAGCCCAGGACCGTTACTCCGACGACTCCTCGATCAGCTTTGATTTCACCATCGAGGCGGAAAAGATGGTGTCCGCTCTCTGCAATACCGCTTCGTCGAACGATCTTGGAGGTGTCTGCGGAAAGGACGAGATCCGGAAATCAGAAACGAGCTACTTCAACGGGGCCGGAGACAACGTGGGGAACAAAGGAAGCTGGTTCGCTGACTTGGGGATCGACTACTCCCTTAACGGAGATGGTGGTTCTCGAACTGTGGGGACTCAGACTCAACCGAATCAGGTCTTCGCTCCGCAACTGCCCGAATTGATACGCAAGACTGCGTATTGGGGCTGTAGTGAGGCCGAGTCAATATTGAACTCGGTTAAATACCAAAATCCGAAGCAGACCTGGCTGTCGAATATCTCCTCAGCAACGAGGACCGCTATTACAAAGTCCTCCACCTGTTTCCCCGTCTTTGCAGGCGACGGAAAATTTGTGCATGACCTCATAAGCGCTCTGCTACGAGTAACCAATGGTTGGCTCATTCTGGATAATTATTTGAACAAGCAGCACTATCCCAATTTAACGGACAAAATTGACGATGAACTTACTAGATGCTTTCAAGGCTGGGAAGGAAGCACTTACGAGCTGCTCAGAAACGTGGTTCAGACCTTTCTTAAACTCGACGAAGCTAgtaaatcgaatttcaatccGACGTCTGGCTCACAGTTCGAAACACAGAACGGTTCTTTCCCAGGAGACGTTTCCTTGTACACCAATTCCGATGTTTTCTGTCCCGCTGTAAATACTGCCAGCTGTCAACATCGTACGGATAATAACATCCTATCTTCAGCGTTCCCTTTTCAACAACCACAAGAGTCGGCTTATGCGGTACACTACACTCCGCAACCCGCTGGAGTACAGAATTTTCGTTACTTCAACACTCAACAAGGACTAAAAGAGACAAAACCGCGCAGTAAGTGGACACTAACTGAGAGCTTGGTCTCGGCTACGGAAGGTATAAAGTCGGTACCAGATGTTACTCTTACAAACAGCGAAGCGGGTCTTGGTGGATGCAAATTTCggtcaaaaataaattcatcttCGGGAAAAGGCACCTCGCGACAGTCTCTGAATGCGGAATTTGTCGACCTGAGGAATAAAGTTGTGGAAAGCAACTCTGACACCGTTAAACAATGGAACATGAACGCTGATTCCAGGAGGAagacagattttcttttcagaaTAAAATCTACTGGCGAAATGGAACCGGTTTATAAGGCGAATTCATCCACAGGACTTGTATCGATGTATTCAACGAAGACATCTGACACAGCGTATGATACAGGCGGTACAACAAGGCTATACACGCAAGATCCTGAGGCAGTGTTTCGTAATGCCACTTCGGTAGCCGAACCAGCTTATATCGGTAGACCGACTATACTAGGAGAGTCCAGTTTTAATAGAAAGTTTCACAGGGATAACGACCACCGGAGTAAATCTTTAAAGTGCATGGATCAAAATTATTTAGCCAAATCAGGAAGCGGCGTCGGCACAATTTGCTTAGGAAAATCGTCAACCGATCATTTAGAATTGGCTACAGTGCCTAGAAACAAAATGACCCTGCTGAGTCAGATTGAACCAAGCGCGACTCTAAGCAAAGGACCCGAGGAAATGGCAGCCAGTCTGTCAGCTTGGTTTGCTAGCATGCGAACTTCGAATCCAATACTGTCTGCAAGCTCGACGGGAAATTCTGAAAATCGTCTCTCAGAGAATTACAAGTCACCCCATTCTCAGGACCTGTCACGGAGCACCATTGACATGACCAGGCAACTTCAAATGGACCCTAACCGGCAACTGAAGACTCTGCAGAACATGCAGAGCATCCAAAGCGCTCCCTGGAACGCCTGCAACCTGATCAACAATCGAAACAATGTTCAGCAAATCGAGGAGTACGACAGCTCGGAAGATGTGAGGGTGTACATGAAACCAGGAAGCTACAATGTCCCGAAAAAACGACACCAACGACGTCCAAATAAACGCGTGGAAAATCCACCAGTTCTGAGAAATCCTAGCGGTAACATAACCCAAAATAATTCCGCATCCACCCAACGACTTCAGTTCCAAGCTGTGCCGGCCCTCCCGCCATCTTCACTTTCGCTAGACAATTCCCCTCGGATCTTACGCCGGGTAAATTCTTCTTCGTCGCATGATTTCTCTCAGGACGTTACATGGAAGGCAGCTTGTGCTTCTGCCGAGATACTGCTGGAAGCTCTGGCTGTGAAGGAGGGTGAAATGGGCGCAAGTGAGGTCAAAGAAACCCCCGCCCGAATGAGCCCAAGACCAAAGTGTCAAGACGGTGGAGCCTCCAGCTATGAGGCTTCGGAGGATGACTCGGGGTCAACGTGCAAGTTGTCCACTTCCGGCTTACAATCCGAGGACACCAAGATGAGTAAAACTAATATCAAGACGGACTCTTGGTTGATCAGAACTCTGAATAATGCTAGTATCAAACAGAGGCAAGAACCCGACTTGGACAGTTCAGAGTCTTTCAACAGCTCTATACACGAGGACGAACTGGTCCCAGGGAACTCGGGGAAAAAGCTTGACACTAGTTTGAGTCGCAGTCGAGAACCTAGAGACGAAGACCAGACTACGGACTTGGCTGAAGGGATTGCCAGGGCGACATACTCGGAGACGGTGCGACGCTGTGTCTCTGGTAACGGCACAAAAGAGTCGTGTCGATCGCGACCTCAGAAGGCTACACTGGCAAACACTTCGGGAACCGGAAATATCATGTCGACTCGGAAATGTCAGCGCAAAGAAAGCGAGCGTTCGTCGCTGTCGTACAAATCGCGAAAATCAGTCGGAAAGGGAGTCGCGAAGGATACGGATTTAGCTCCGAGCGAGGATAGCTGCGTCAAGATAAAATTACCTAAAGATGAAATTCCCCGATTGCCCGTGGTCAAAGGACACTCGAAGAAAAAAGACGCGGTATCCGTAAATTCTGGAGAGAATGGAAAGAACAAAGGTGGAGATCGTGGCTGGTCGGTTTGGTACAGCTCCCGAAGAAGACAAAGTCTAAGTCCACTTGCATCGAGAAAGCTAGAGGCGATTCACGACACGGTCTGGCAGATGGAAGaggctgaaattttcaagtatcCTCCGTCAAATTCGTTGCCGATGCGCTCTTCGAGAGAATCG AGCGAAGATTATTACAAGGTCATAAAGAGTCCCATGTTCCTCGAAACAATCGGCTACAAgcttaaaaacaaaatctaTCATAAGGTGGAACACGTCATTCGAGATTTCAGAAGAATCATCTTCAACTCGAGGATGTATCACAAG AACGATGCCGATCGCATGGCGCGCGTCGAAGCATTGTCGCAAAAACTCGACAACCTCTTCGACGAACACTTTACAAGCtgggattttgaaaatataaccGGAAGCCCGCGGGACGGCAACGGATCGCCAACTCCATCCCGTTACAAATTGCCATCGCAGAAAGCGACGCGTTCCGTAAATACGAAAAGAAGTCCGTCAGTTCATATAGATCTAGATAACTCTGGCTCAGTACACTAA
- the LOC124212520 gene encoding uncharacterized protein isoform X1: MLQSNFESVSGPEAVIGSPGTNLRTLHPAAPPTGWRTMHPTAPRSSRSSVHSLAPSPTVAPSPCPSPSPSPSLALPLPQQQQQHIIYGPITALQPCTAALHPPCVYPSNTQRGTSTPVSVPQQAQGKSTKWHGKSNNKPPRGQYCHGQPGQSAHPSYAGKSLVVYDQTQTGTPVSTSSFLVSSSAFAHGQFPAEHYNNSSVALVPPPYFKPPEVQTFCLVQDRQTAPQHNSYYNISATNTCSLQNVNSTSGFQLPNIAPYTVTAFPNNQIPAPVPVQSTQLFQTAPVGLVFGPPPREKHATTSVLDVSTSAKYLRNKHPGSTANPKIPTIPQLQNEWPPSLTPTTNCSSSSAAAATSITVPALSSNNVAFDACKSPQDTSFPKLSVPTPLKQAQDRYSDDSSISFDFTIEAEKMVSALCNTASSNDLGGVCGKDEIRKSETSYFNGAGDNVGNKGSWFADLGIDYSLNGDGGSRTVGTQTQPNQVFAPQLPELIRKTAYWGCSEAESILNSVKYQNPKQTWLSNISSATRTAITKSSTCFPVFAGDGKFVHDLISALLRVTNGWLILDNYLNKQHYPNLTDKIDDELTRCFQGWEGSTYELLRNVVQTFLKLDEASKSNFNPTSGSQFETQNGSFPGDVSLYTNSDVFCPAVNTASCQHRTDNNILSSAFPFQQPQESAYAVHYTPQPAGVQNFRYFNTQQGLKETKPRSKWTLTESLVSATEGIKSVPDVTLTNSEAGLGGCKFRSKINSSSGKGTSRQSLNAEFVDLRNKVVESNSDTVKQWNMNADSRRKTDFLFRIKSTGEMEPVYKANSSTGLVSMYSTKTSDTAYDTGGTTRLYTQDPEAVFRNATSVAEPAYIGRPTILGESSFNRKFHRDNDHRSKSLKCMDQNYLAKSGSGVGTICLGKSSTDHLELATVPRNKMTLLSQIEPSATLSKGPEEMAASLSAWFASMRTSNPILSASSTGNSENRLSENYKSPHSQDLSRSTIDMTRQLQMDPNRQLKTLQNMQSIQSAPWNACNLINNRNNVQQIEEYDSSEDVRVYMKPGSYNVPKKRHQRRPNKRVENPPVLRNPSGNITQNNSASTQRLQFQAVPALPPSSLSLDNSPRILRRVNSSSSHDFSQDVTWKAACASAEILLEALAVKEGEMGASEVKETPARMSPRPKCQDGGASSYEASEDDSGSTCKLSTSGLQSEDTKMSKTNIKTDSWLIRTLNNASIKQRQEPDLDSSESFNSSIHEDELVPGNSGKKLDTSLSRSREPRDEDQTTDLAEGIARATYSETVRRCVSGNGTKESCRSRPQKATLANTSGTGNIMSTRKCQRKESERSSLSYKSRKSVGKGVAKDTDLAPSEDSCVKIKLPKDEIPRLPVVKGHSKKKDAVSVNSGENGKNKGGDRGWSVWYSSRRRQSLSPLASRKLEAIHDTVWQMEEAEIFKYPPSNSLPMRSSRESSEDYYKVIKSPMFLETIGYKLKNKIYHKVEHVIRDFRRIIFNSRMYHKNDADRMARVEALSQKLDNLFDEHFTSWDFENITGSPRDGNGSPTPSRYKLPSQKATRSVNTKRSPSVHIDLDNSGSVH; this comes from the exons ATGTTACAGTCAAACTTCGAGTCAGTTTCTGGCCCGGAAGCAGTGATCGGCAGTCCAGGGACCAATCTAAGGACACTTCACCCTGCAGCCCCACCTACAGGGTGGAGGACCATGCATCCAACTGCCCCGCGATCCAGCCGATCATCAGTTCACTCCTTGGCTCCATCTCCCACCGTAGCACCTTCGCCGTGTCCTTCACCATCGCCGTCACCATCGTTAGCACTTCCACTTCcccaacaacaacagcaacacaTCATCTACGGACCGATAACAGCATTGCAGCCTTGCACCGCAGCTCTGCACCCCCCCTGTGTTTACCCTTCAAACACTCAGCGAGGTACGAGTACGCCGGTATCGGTACCACAGCAGGCCCAAG GTAAGAGCACGAAATGGCACGGAaaatctaacaataagccCCCGAGAGGCCAGTACTGTCACGGCCAGCCCGGTCAGTCTGCGCATCCATCCTACGCTGGAAAATCGTTGGTGGTGTACGATCAGACGCAAACCGGAACGCCGGTATCAACTTCCTCGTTCCTAGTCTCTTCGTCAGCTTTCGCTCACGGCCAGTTCCCAGCCGAGCACTACAACAACTCAAGCGTTGCCCTTGTACCTCCACCGTACTTCAAACCACCCGAAGTTCAAACTTTCTGCCTTGTCCAGGATCGGCAGACTGCTCCGCAGCACAACTCATACTACAACATCTCGGCCACTAACACTTGCAGCCTCCAGAATGTTAACTCGACCTCTGGATTTCAGCTGCCAAATATCGCTCCGTACACTGTAACCGCGTTCCCAAATAACCAGATTCCCGCACCCGTCCCAGTCCAGTCGACACAGTTATTTCAAACCGCCCCCGTCGGCTTAGTCTTCGGTCCGCCACCGCGAGAAAAACATGCGACTACCTCAGTGCTTGATGTATCAACGTCGGCAAAATACTTGAGAAATAAACATCCAGGCAGTACGGCAAATCCGAAAATTCCCACGATTCCTCAGCTGCAAAACGAGTGGCCACCATCGCTTACTCCTACCACCAACTGCTCTTCTTCGTCTGCCGCCGCAGCTACCAGCATCACTGTGCCTGCTCTTTCCTCCAACAATGTCGCATTTGATGCCTGCAAGAGCCCGCAAGACACTTCGTTTCCGAAGCTAAGTGTCCCGACGCCGCTGAAGCAAGCCCAGGACCGTTACTCCGACGACTCCTCGATCAGCTTTGATTTCACCATCGAGGCGGAAAAGATGGTGTCCGCTCTCTGCAATACCGCTTCGTCGAACGATCTTGGAGGTGTCTGCGGAAAGGACGAGATCCGGAAATCAGAAACGAGCTACTTCAACGGGGCCGGAGACAACGTGGGGAACAAAGGAAGCTGGTTCGCTGACTTGGGGATCGACTACTCCCTTAACGGAGATGGTGGTTCTCGAACTGTGGGGACTCAGACTCAACCGAATCAGGTCTTCGCTCCGCAACTGCCCGAATTGATACGCAAGACTGCGTATTGGGGCTGTAGTGAGGCCGAGTCAATATTGAACTCGGTTAAATACCAAAATCCGAAGCAGACCTGGCTGTCGAATATCTCCTCAGCAACGAGGACCGCTATTACAAAGTCCTCCACCTGTTTCCCCGTCTTTGCAGGCGACGGAAAATTTGTGCATGACCTCATAAGCGCTCTGCTACGAGTAACCAATGGTTGGCTCATTCTGGATAATTATTTGAACAAGCAGCACTATCCCAATTTAACGGACAAAATTGACGATGAACTTACTAGATGCTTTCAAGGCTGGGAAGGAAGCACTTACGAGCTGCTCAGAAACGTGGTTCAGACCTTTCTTAAACTCGACGAAGCTAgtaaatcgaatttcaatccGACGTCTGGCTCACAGTTCGAAACACAGAACGGTTCTTTCCCAGGAGACGTTTCCTTGTACACCAATTCCGATGTTTTCTGTCCCGCTGTAAATACTGCCAGCTGTCAACATCGTACGGATAATAACATCCTATCTTCAGCGTTCCCTTTTCAACAACCACAAGAGTCGGCTTATGCGGTACACTACACTCCGCAACCCGCTGGAGTACAGAATTTTCGTTACTTCAACACTCAACAAGGACTAAAAGAGACAAAACCGCGCAGTAAGTGGACACTAACTGAGAGCTTGGTCTCGGCTACGGAAGGTATAAAGTCGGTACCAGATGTTACTCTTACAAACAGCGAAGCGGGTCTTGGTGGATGCAAATTTCggtcaaaaataaattcatcttCGGGAAAAGGCACCTCGCGACAGTCTCTGAATGCGGAATTTGTCGACCTGAGGAATAAAGTTGTGGAAAGCAACTCTGACACCGTTAAACAATGGAACATGAACGCTGATTCCAGGAGGAagacagattttcttttcagaaTAAAATCTACTGGCGAAATGGAACCGGTTTATAAGGCGAATTCATCCACAGGACTTGTATCGATGTATTCAACGAAGACATCTGACACAGCGTATGATACAGGCGGTACAACAAGGCTATACACGCAAGATCCTGAGGCAGTGTTTCGTAATGCCACTTCGGTAGCCGAACCAGCTTATATCGGTAGACCGACTATACTAGGAGAGTCCAGTTTTAATAGAAAGTTTCACAGGGATAACGACCACCGGAGTAAATCTTTAAAGTGCATGGATCAAAATTATTTAGCCAAATCAGGAAGCGGCGTCGGCACAATTTGCTTAGGAAAATCGTCAACCGATCATTTAGAATTGGCTACAGTGCCTAGAAACAAAATGACCCTGCTGAGTCAGATTGAACCAAGCGCGACTCTAAGCAAAGGACCCGAGGAAATGGCAGCCAGTCTGTCAGCTTGGTTTGCTAGCATGCGAACTTCGAATCCAATACTGTCTGCAAGCTCGACGGGAAATTCTGAAAATCGTCTCTCAGAGAATTACAAGTCACCCCATTCTCAGGACCTGTCACGGAGCACCATTGACATGACCAGGCAACTTCAAATGGACCCTAACCGGCAACTGAAGACTCTGCAGAACATGCAGAGCATCCAAAGCGCTCCCTGGAACGCCTGCAACCTGATCAACAATCGAAACAATGTTCAGCAAATCGAGGAGTACGACAGCTCGGAAGATGTGAGGGTGTACATGAAACCAGGAAGCTACAATGTCCCGAAAAAACGACACCAACGACGTCCAAATAAACGCGTGGAAAATCCACCAGTTCTGAGAAATCCTAGCGGTAACATAACCCAAAATAATTCCGCATCCACCCAACGACTTCAGTTCCAAGCTGTGCCGGCCCTCCCGCCATCTTCACTTTCGCTAGACAATTCCCCTCGGATCTTACGCCGGGTAAATTCTTCTTCGTCGCATGATTTCTCTCAGGACGTTACATGGAAGGCAGCTTGTGCTTCTGCCGAGATACTGCTGGAAGCTCTGGCTGTGAAGGAGGGTGAAATGGGCGCAAGTGAGGTCAAAGAAACCCCCGCCCGAATGAGCCCAAGACCAAAGTGTCAAGACGGTGGAGCCTCCAGCTATGAGGCTTCGGAGGATGACTCGGGGTCAACGTGCAAGTTGTCCACTTCCGGCTTACAATCCGAGGACACCAAGATGAGTAAAACTAATATCAAGACGGACTCTTGGTTGATCAGAACTCTGAATAATGCTAGTATCAAACAGAGGCAAGAACCCGACTTGGACAGTTCAGAGTCTTTCAACAGCTCTATACACGAGGACGAACTGGTCCCAGGGAACTCGGGGAAAAAGCTTGACACTAGTTTGAGTCGCAGTCGAGAACCTAGAGACGAAGACCAGACTACGGACTTGGCTGAAGGGATTGCCAGGGCGACATACTCGGAGACGGTGCGACGCTGTGTCTCTGGTAACGGCACAAAAGAGTCGTGTCGATCGCGACCTCAGAAGGCTACACTGGCAAACACTTCGGGAACCGGAAATATCATGTCGACTCGGAAATGTCAGCGCAAAGAAAGCGAGCGTTCGTCGCTGTCGTACAAATCGCGAAAATCAGTCGGAAAGGGAGTCGCGAAGGATACGGATTTAGCTCCGAGCGAGGATAGCTGCGTCAAGATAAAATTACCTAAAGATGAAATTCCCCGATTGCCCGTGGTCAAAGGACACTCGAAGAAAAAAGACGCGGTATCCGTAAATTCTGGAGAGAATGGAAAGAACAAAGGTGGAGATCGTGGCTGGTCGGTTTGGTACAGCTCCCGAAGAAGACAAAGTCTAAGTCCACTTGCATCGAGAAAGCTAGAGGCGATTCACGACACGGTCTGGCAGATGGAAGaggctgaaattttcaagtatcCTCCGTCAAATTCGTTGCCGATGCGCTCTTCGAGAGAATCG AGCGAAGATTATTACAAGGTCATAAAGAGTCCCATGTTCCTCGAAACAATCGGCTACAAgcttaaaaacaaaatctaTCATAAGGTGGAACACGTCATTCGAGATTTCAGAAGAATCATCTTCAACTCGAGGATGTATCACAAG AACGATGCCGATCGCATGGCGCGCGTCGAAGCATTGTCGCAAAAACTCGACAACCTCTTCGACGAACACTTTACAAGCtgggattttgaaaatataaccGGAAGCCCGCGGGACGGCAACGGATCGCCAACTCCATCCCGTTACAAATTGCCATCGCAGAAAGCGACGCGTTCCGTAAATACGAAAAGAAGTCCGTCAGTTCATATAGATCTAGATAACTCTGGCTCAGTACACTAA